The Pelobates fuscus isolate aPelFus1 chromosome 2, aPelFus1.pri, whole genome shotgun sequence genome has a segment encoding these proteins:
- the GPR87 gene encoding G-protein coupled receptor 87 isoform X2 — translation MNHEDHNEGQSYNNETPPGGNSTAFPELLRIMFPVLYLVIFLGSVMLNGLAVWIFFHIRNKTSFIFYLKNIMVADLLMTVSFPFKIIYTSEVASWNFDVYFCKYSSILFYTSMYICIVFLGLISIDRYLKVVKPFDNSKIYSIKFTKIVSACVWLSMTLFALPNVILTDSQPTGDNVNDCTKFKSPIGVKWHEAIIYIDMFIFFTVMVVLIVCYISISRHIQKSSKPFISCSSRTRRHNQSIRVVVAVFFVCFLPYHLCGIPFAYSKLDEILDKQVYKILLYCREATLFLSACNVCLDPIIYFFMCRSFSQRLFNRSNIRSRSESIRSLQSVRKSEVRIYCEYTEV, via the coding sequence GACAATCCTACAATAATGAAACTCCTCCCGGAGGAAACTCGACAGCTTTTCCTGAACTTCTGCGAATCATGTTTCCTGTGCTGTACCTGGTGATTTTCCTTGGTAGTGTCATGCTAAACGGACTAGCAGTATGGATTTTTTTCCACATCAGGAATAAAACCAGTTTTATTTTCTATCTCAAGAACATTATGGTTGCTGACCTTTTAATGACCGTgtcttttccatttaaaattatatacacgTCTGAAGTGGCATCATGGAATTTCGATGTCTACTTCTGTAAATATAGTAGCATATTGTTTTACACAAGCATGTACATCTGCATTGTGTTTCTTGGATTGATAAGTATTGACAGGTACCTTAAAGTCGTAAAACCGTTTGATAACTCTAAAATATACAGCATCAAATTCACAAAGATTGTGTCGGCATGTGTTTGGCTCTCCATGACTTTGTTTGCCTTACCAAATGTCATCCTTACAGACAGCCAACCAACTGGAGACAATGTAAATGACTGCACAAAATTTAAAAGCCCTATAGGAGTGAAGTGGCATGAAGCTATTATTTATATTGATATGTTTATATTCTTCACTGTGATGGTTGTGTTAATCGTTTGCTACATTTCAATATCccgacatatccaaaaatccagCAAACCATTCATCAGTTGCTCAAGTCGAACGCGGAGACATAACCAAAGCATACGTGTCGTCGTAGCTGTATTTTTTGTCTGCTTTTTGCCCTACCATCTATGTGGAATCCCCTTTGCATACAGTAAATTGGATGAGATCCTAGACAAACAAGTCTACAAGATTTTACTCTACTGCAGAGAAGCAACACTCTTCCTGTCTGCATGCAATGTCTGCCTTGACCCCATCATTTATTTCTTCATGTGCCGATCATTTTCTCAGAGGTTGTTTAACAGATCGAACATTAGATCAAGGAGCGAGAGCATTCGTTCTCTTCAAAGTGTACGAAAATCCGAGGTGCGCATATACTGTGAATATACGGAGGTTTAA
- the GPR87 gene encoding G-protein coupled receptor 87 isoform X1 translates to MESDADKNSPGQSYNNETPPGGNSTAFPELLRIMFPVLYLVIFLGSVMLNGLAVWIFFHIRNKTSFIFYLKNIMVADLLMTVSFPFKIIYTSEVASWNFDVYFCKYSSILFYTSMYICIVFLGLISIDRYLKVVKPFDNSKIYSIKFTKIVSACVWLSMTLFALPNVILTDSQPTGDNVNDCTKFKSPIGVKWHEAIIYIDMFIFFTVMVVLIVCYISISRHIQKSSKPFISCSSRTRRHNQSIRVVVAVFFVCFLPYHLCGIPFAYSKLDEILDKQVYKILLYCREATLFLSACNVCLDPIIYFFMCRSFSQRLFNRSNIRSRSESIRSLQSVRKSEVRIYCEYTEV, encoded by the exons ATGGAGTCAGATGCTGACAAGAATTCTCCAG GACAATCCTACAATAATGAAACTCCTCCCGGAGGAAACTCGACAGCTTTTCCTGAACTTCTGCGAATCATGTTTCCTGTGCTGTACCTGGTGATTTTCCTTGGTAGTGTCATGCTAAACGGACTAGCAGTATGGATTTTTTTCCACATCAGGAATAAAACCAGTTTTATTTTCTATCTCAAGAACATTATGGTTGCTGACCTTTTAATGACCGTgtcttttccatttaaaattatatacacgTCTGAAGTGGCATCATGGAATTTCGATGTCTACTTCTGTAAATATAGTAGCATATTGTTTTACACAAGCATGTACATCTGCATTGTGTTTCTTGGATTGATAAGTATTGACAGGTACCTTAAAGTCGTAAAACCGTTTGATAACTCTAAAATATACAGCATCAAATTCACAAAGATTGTGTCGGCATGTGTTTGGCTCTCCATGACTTTGTTTGCCTTACCAAATGTCATCCTTACAGACAGCCAACCAACTGGAGACAATGTAAATGACTGCACAAAATTTAAAAGCCCTATAGGAGTGAAGTGGCATGAAGCTATTATTTATATTGATATGTTTATATTCTTCACTGTGATGGTTGTGTTAATCGTTTGCTACATTTCAATATCccgacatatccaaaaatccagCAAACCATTCATCAGTTGCTCAAGTCGAACGCGGAGACATAACCAAAGCATACGTGTCGTCGTAGCTGTATTTTTTGTCTGCTTTTTGCCCTACCATCTATGTGGAATCCCCTTTGCATACAGTAAATTGGATGAGATCCTAGACAAACAAGTCTACAAGATTTTACTCTACTGCAGAGAAGCAACACTCTTCCTGTCTGCATGCAATGTCTGCCTTGACCCCATCATTTATTTCTTCATGTGCCGATCATTTTCTCAGAGGTTGTTTAACAGATCGAACATTAGATCAAGGAGCGAGAGCATTCGTTCTCTTCAAAGTGTACGAAAATCCGAGGTGCGCATATACTGTGAATATACGGAGGTTTAA
- the GPR87 gene encoding G-protein coupled receptor 87 isoform X3, which yields MHAPSKGQSYNNETPPGGNSTAFPELLRIMFPVLYLVIFLGSVMLNGLAVWIFFHIRNKTSFIFYLKNIMVADLLMTVSFPFKIIYTSEVASWNFDVYFCKYSSILFYTSMYICIVFLGLISIDRYLKVVKPFDNSKIYSIKFTKIVSACVWLSMTLFALPNVILTDSQPTGDNVNDCTKFKSPIGVKWHEAIIYIDMFIFFTVMVVLIVCYISISRHIQKSSKPFISCSSRTRRHNQSIRVVVAVFFVCFLPYHLCGIPFAYSKLDEILDKQVYKILLYCREATLFLSACNVCLDPIIYFFMCRSFSQRLFNRSNIRSRSESIRSLQSVRKSEVRIYCEYTEV from the coding sequence GACAATCCTACAATAATGAAACTCCTCCCGGAGGAAACTCGACAGCTTTTCCTGAACTTCTGCGAATCATGTTTCCTGTGCTGTACCTGGTGATTTTCCTTGGTAGTGTCATGCTAAACGGACTAGCAGTATGGATTTTTTTCCACATCAGGAATAAAACCAGTTTTATTTTCTATCTCAAGAACATTATGGTTGCTGACCTTTTAATGACCGTgtcttttccatttaaaattatatacacgTCTGAAGTGGCATCATGGAATTTCGATGTCTACTTCTGTAAATATAGTAGCATATTGTTTTACACAAGCATGTACATCTGCATTGTGTTTCTTGGATTGATAAGTATTGACAGGTACCTTAAAGTCGTAAAACCGTTTGATAACTCTAAAATATACAGCATCAAATTCACAAAGATTGTGTCGGCATGTGTTTGGCTCTCCATGACTTTGTTTGCCTTACCAAATGTCATCCTTACAGACAGCCAACCAACTGGAGACAATGTAAATGACTGCACAAAATTTAAAAGCCCTATAGGAGTGAAGTGGCATGAAGCTATTATTTATATTGATATGTTTATATTCTTCACTGTGATGGTTGTGTTAATCGTTTGCTACATTTCAATATCccgacatatccaaaaatccagCAAACCATTCATCAGTTGCTCAAGTCGAACGCGGAGACATAACCAAAGCATACGTGTCGTCGTAGCTGTATTTTTTGTCTGCTTTTTGCCCTACCATCTATGTGGAATCCCCTTTGCATACAGTAAATTGGATGAGATCCTAGACAAACAAGTCTACAAGATTTTACTCTACTGCAGAGAAGCAACACTCTTCCTGTCTGCATGCAATGTCTGCCTTGACCCCATCATTTATTTCTTCATGTGCCGATCATTTTCTCAGAGGTTGTTTAACAGATCGAACATTAGATCAAGGAGCGAGAGCATTCGTTCTCTTCAAAGTGTACGAAAATCCGAGGTGCGCATATACTGTGAATATACGGAGGTTTAA